From a single Aspergillus puulaauensis MK2 DNA, chromosome 2, nearly complete sequence genomic region:
- a CDS encoding aromatic ring-hydroxylating oxygenase subunit alpha (COG:P;~EggNog:ENOG410PNKF;~InterPro:IPR036922,IPR017941,IPR001663;~PFAM:PF00355;~TransMembrane:1 (i7-30o);~go_function: GO:0051537 - 2 iron, 2 sulfur cluster binding [Evidence IEA];~go_process: GO:0044237 - cellular metabolic process [Evidence IEA];~go_process: GO:0055114 - oxidation-reduction process [Evidence IEA]), protein MADYIDLFAVIYNALLPALIASIGFNLWFYRSRAASHPHTDDRHPATQPTQLPSGWWNDESRFQAEKRAIFSQTWICVSHRGRFVKPGDYFSTEIAGFRIFLILGKDGRVRAFHNVCRHRAYPVTKKAEGSAMVLGCGYHGWSYNTTGALTKAPLFDKVPGFKKEENNLFEIHTRTDDAGFVHINFDRRKGAVTGGSAIVPRATKIGQPVMIYQTSQFLHSWVIQRDFNWKVMVANSENRIVRADSSFIETGIVANTQALPELELNHMSQIKFGYLTSIYTRRGSPFWFLVTYSPDSVGKTTLRCEAYSVKRQGTPLDEKIQETWDEQLRLKLQDFEGIYRKACRDGSHSKYNIYGQKLIAENVDSHLKQETAEGIENKPAAIQLENTELSEAERRGLLYTVENKYNANRFTVCQAVECAAAGGKLDW, encoded by the exons ATGGCTGACTATATTGACTTGTTCGCCGTTATTTATAACGCACTACTTCCTgccctcatcgcctccatTGGTTTCAATCTTTGGTTCTATAGATCTCGCGCAGCATCCCACCCGCACACCGACGACAGACATCCCGCCACGCAGCCGACGCAGCTCCCATCGGGATGGTGGAATGATGAATCCCGATTCCAAGCCGAAAAGAGAGCTATATTCAGCCAG ACATGGATCTGCGTCAGCCACCGCGGCCGCTTCGTGAAGCCGGGCGACTATTTCTCGACAGAGATCGCGGGCTTCCGTATCTTCCTGATTCTCGGAAAGGACGGGCGGGTTCGCGCCTTTCACAACGTCTGTCGCCATCGGGCCTATCCGGTCACGAAGAAGGCCGAAGGGTCGGCGATGGTTCTGGGCTGTGGGTATCATGGCTGGAGCTACAATACAACGGGGGCGCTCACGAAGGCGCCGCTCTTTGACAAAGTTCCAGGTttcaagaaggaggagaataATCTCTTTGAAATTCACACCAGGACTGACGACGCGGGATTCGTGCATATCAACTTTGATCGAAGGAAGGGAGCTGTGACAGGTGGCAGTGCCATCGTCCCGCGTGCGACAAAGATCGGCCAGCCTGTTATGATCTACCAGACTTCGCAGTTTCTTCACAGCTGGGTGATTCAGCGGGACTTCAACTGGAAGGTCATGG TGGCCAACAGCGAAAACCGTATTGTTCGCGCGGATTCATCTTTTATAGAGACAGGCATCGTTGCAAATACCCAGGCACTGCCGGAACTTGAACTGAACCATATGAGTCAGATCAAATTCGGCTACTTGACATCAATCTATACGAGGCGTGGTTCTCCGTTCTGGTTCTTGGTGACGTATTCGCCCGACTCCGTCGGGAAGACGACGCTGCGATGCGAGGCGTACTCGGTCAAGAGACAGGGTACCCCGCTGGACGAGAAGATCCAGGAGACCTGGGATGAGCAACTGCGGTTGAAACTGCAGGACTTCGAAGGAATCTACAGGAAGGCATGCCGGGATGGTTCGCATTCGAAATATAATATTT ATGGCCAGAAGCTTATTGCTGAAAATGTGGATTCCCACCTGAAGCAGGAGACAGCAGAAGGTATAGAGAACAAGCCCGCTGCGATACAGTTGGAGAACACTGAACTCTCAGAGGCAGAAAGGCGTGGGTTACTCTACACTGTGGAAAACAAGTACAACGCTAATCGGTTTACAGTATGCCAGGCAGTAGaatgtgctgctgctggaggcaAGCTAGACTGGTGA
- a CDS encoding aromatic ring-hydroxylating oxygenase subunit alpha (COG:S;~EggNog:ENOG410PHZR;~InterPro:IPR036922,IPR015879;~go_function: GO:0005506 - iron ion binding [Evidence IEA];~go_function: GO:0051537 - 2 iron, 2 sulfur cluster binding [Evidence IEA];~go_process: GO:0044237 - cellular metabolic process [Evidence IEA];~go_process: GO:0055114 - oxidation-reduction process [Evidence IEA]) codes for MASCTSTLPASWYTSKAIYDLERRGIFMKSWILLGAVTRWPEAEQDYHGEMAQIEYIIRRSSPDWKTIKVFAKDGSEIRTHLTSNGLLFVTFSDDTISFDEFFPGLTDLISQVDFTELPIRRPLTYPVEYNWKTMIDGYQECLHCAYAHPEFSKRYAPQTYKVINHHNYSRHITTADGSGGGGDGVFVYLFPNSTLSVYGGGMTCWRACPSDEPTRAVMEFDYYHKAPLEDPEFEEFFRFTRYVALEDIGLCVGAQENLNAGIYTAGLLNPDKENGVAYYQSRVLAMCSGEFEKGSASLATMVTAAT; via the exons ATGGCATCCTGCACGTCTACCCTCCCGGCCTCCTGGTATACTAGCAAGGCAATATATGACCTTGAGAGGCGGGGCATCTTCATGAAG AGTTGGATTCTTCTCGGTGCGGTGACGCGCTGGCCTGAAGCGGAGCAAGACTATCACGGAGAAATGGCTCAAATTGAGTACATCATTCGACGCTCATCTCCTGACTGGAAGACAATAAAAGTCTTTGCCAAAGAC GGCTCCGAGATCCGTACTCATCTGACATCCAACGGTCTCCTCTTTGTGACTTTCTCGGACGACACAATCAGCTTCGACGAGTTCTTCCCAGGCCTAACTGACCTGATTTCCCAAGTCGACTTCACTGAGCTCCCCATCCGACGACCCCTGACATACCCAGTCGAGTACAactggaagacgatgatcGATGGATACCAAGAATGCCTGCACTGCGCATACGCGCATCCCGAATTTTCCAAAAGGTATGCGCCCCAGACCTACAAGGTAATCAACCACCATAACTACTCGCGCCATATCACGACCGCGGATGGAtcgggcggcggcggcgatggGGTGTTTGTATACCTATTCCCCAACTCTACGCTAAGCGTgtacggcggcggcatgaCCTGCTGGCGCGCTTGTCCATCGGACGAGCCAACTCGAGCTGTCATGGAGTTTGACTATTACCATAAAGCACCTCTTGAGGACCCTGAATTCGAGGAGTTCTTCAGGTTCACACGCTATGTGGCACTGGAGGATATAGGGCTCTGTGTTGGGGCCCAGGAGAATCTAAATGCGGGTATCTATACGGCGGGCCTCTTGAACCCAGATAAGGAGAATGGTGTAGCGT ATTACCAGAGCCGCGTGTTGGCAATGTGCTCTGGCGAATTTGAGAAAGGTTCAGCTTCACTGGCAACTATGGTGACTGCCGCAACCTGA
- a CDS encoding Zn(II)2Cys6 transcription factor (COG:S;~EggNog:ENOG410PGT5;~InterPro:IPR036864,IPR021858,IPR001138;~PFAM:PF00172,PF11951;~go_function: GO:0000981 - DNA-binding transcription factor activity, RNA polymerase II-specific [Evidence IEA];~go_function: GO:0008270 - zinc ion binding [Evidence IEA];~go_process: GO:0006355 - regulation of transcription, DNA-templated [Evidence IEA]) — protein MSSPSARTRPRQLLPGRLREQDDQPDTRRPKQRKSRDGCTTCRSKRRKCDEAKPACSQCLRRRIACGGYSKELRWRHEGFENPLGPKEANRPSAASNRRKDVDSSPQRLQTPVSSSPTAGVDVERGFGDFEGYETLQQILESSPLLEAVVSASVGRATDFDVLFPGLDEMAMVPEGSLSVRGSEESDEGISYQPAGPDLAENTFELDQEQNGQASLGRFDFTSTVQRPWDFPLDGSDNPPLKFTEQGLLDWYRRLDISDHSVENISCVFIYRICEALCIVDTPTGNPWRQIVWPLAQKHPALYHAVAAMTCFSALPRLRTDGLRHLEASVQELSTTQQDSMSVEAMATTLLALAMAQTWYYPRSYNGTRHLKKARGLIQALSISFGTQPANECPTLKFLTNTWMYMDVLTRLTCPNEQSDDSDRMVDLISTTSDPDPGLYVDPLMGCANTLFPLIGRVADLVSRVRSSLQKANSPAIVSAGTELMTAIDRWTPSPLTLHLPCTTSTVTPDASDLYQTANAYKWATLLLLCQAVPELPFRMSHADIARNVLVFIATVPLSSKAVFFPIFPLMAAGCEPLNAEDRDWVRARWQSLSTFNGSGIADRCLEMTQEVWRRRDEAGIGQASEIAGGIYAVPGWERLIAAQQPATGYGSGYGARMVTPERCLNVTVKSESHWLSVMREWGWEVMLG, from the exons ATGAGCAGCCCAAGCGCGAGAACCAGGCCACGGCAGTTGTTACCCGGCCGACTCCGCGAGCAGGATGACCAACCGGACACGAGAAGACCTAAGCAAAGGAAGAGTCGCGACG GTTGTACCACTTGTAGGTCCAAGCGCAGAAAATGCGACGAGGCGAAGCCAGCATGCTCTCAGTGCCTCCGGCGGCGGATCGCTTGCGGCGGGTATAGCAAGGAGCTGAGATGGAGGCATGAAGGGTTTGAGAACCCTTTAGGGCCGAAAGAGGCAAACCGCCCGTCAGCTGCAA GTAACAGGCGAAAGGATGTCGATAGCAGCCCGCAGAGATTGCAGACACCAGTGAGCAGTTCTCCAACCGCAGGAGTGGATGTGGAACGGGGGTTCGGCGACTTTGAGGGATATGAGACCTTGCAGCAGATTTTGGAATCGTCACCATTGCTTGAGGCTGTTGTCTCTGCTTCAGTGGGCCGGGCTACAGACTTTGATGTCCTATTCCCAGGTCTAGATGAAATGGCGATGGTCCCTGAGGGCTCACTGAGCGTTCGAGGCTCCGAAGAGAGCGATGAAGGTATCAGCTATCAGCCTGCAGGACCCGACTTAGCAGAGAATACGTTCGAGCTGGATCAAGAGCAGAATGGGCAAGCCTCACTAGGGCGTTTCGACTTCACATCGACCGTCCAACGGCCATGGGATTTTCCACTCGATGGTTCCGATAACCCGCCTCTTAAGTTTACTGAGCAAGGTTTGCTTGACTGGTACCGTCGGCTTGATATCAGCGACCACAGCGTCGAGAATATCTCGTGTGTTTTTATCTACCGGATTTGCGAAGCACTATGCATAGTGGACACGCCCACTGGGAATCCGTGGCGACAGATAGTCTGGCCATTAGCTCAGAAGCATCCTGCACTTTATCACGCGGTTGCTGCGATGACTTGTTTCAGTGCGCTGCCTCGACTCCGCACCGATGGTCTACGGCACCTTGAGGCCAGTGTCCAAGAACTGTCCACCACCCAACAGGATAGCATGTCGGTCGAGGCGATGGCCACTACGCTGCTCGCTCTCGCGATGGCTCAGACCTGGTACTATCCCCGCTCGTACAACGGCACCCGCCACCTGAAGAAAGCCAGAGgcctcatccaagccctctcCATCAGCTTTGGAACACAGCCAGCGAACGAGTGTCCGACCCTGAAGTTTCTTACAAACACATGGATGTACATGGATGTTCTCACGCGGCTCACCTGCCCTAACGAGCAGTCCGACGACTCGGACCGTATGGTGGATCTAATCTCGACGACATCCGACCCCGACCCAGGTCTCTACGTTGACCCTCTCATGGGATGCGCCAACACATTGTTCCCCTTGATTGGGCGTGTAGCCGACCTCGTCAGCCGTGTCCGCAGTAGCTTACAGAAGGCAAACTCCCCTGCCATCGTCTCCGCGGGCACTGAACTCATGACCGCCATCGACCGCTGGACACCCAGTCCCCTAACATTACATTTGCCgtgcaccaccagcaccgttACCCCAGACGCCTCGGATTTGTATCAGACAGCCAATGCTTACAAATGGGCCACACTGCTGCTACTTTGCCAGGCAGTCCCCGAGCTTCCTTTCCGGATGTCGCATGCAGATATCGCGCGAAACGtgctcgtcttcatcgccaccGTCCCGCTTAGCTCGAAGGCTGTCTTCTTCCCTATTTTCCCTCTGATGGCGGCGGGCTGCGAGCCCCTAAATGCGGAAGACCGCGACTGGGTCCGCGCCCGATGGCAGTCGCTGTCCACCTTCAATGGCTCCGGGATTGCTGATCGATGTCTTGAGATGACGCAGGAGGTTTGGAGAAGACGCGATGAAGCTGGAATCGGGCAAGCATCAGAGATTGCAGGTGGGATTTACGCAGTCCCTGGATGGGAACGATTAATAGCCGCCCAGCAACCTGCCACAGGATATGGATCTGGATATGGGGCACGGATGGTAACACCAGAACGCTGTTTAAACGTCACGGTGAAAAGTGAATCGCATTGGCTCAGCGTGATGAGGGAGTGGGGCTGGGAAG TGATGCTGGGATGA
- a CDS encoding uncharacterized protein (COG:K;~EggNog:ENOG410PFYS;~InterPro:IPR036236,IPR007219,IPR013087;~PFAM:PF13894,PF04082,PF00096;~go_function: GO:0003677 - DNA binding [Evidence IEA];~go_function: GO:0008270 - zinc ion binding [Evidence IEA];~go_process: GO:0006351 - transcription, DNA-templated [Evidence IEA]), protein METTATQRRQCRKRKRQGRTRPPLCPYCQRSFSRTEHLQRHVRSHTNDKPFSCGICSKRFGRNDLMVRHKRLVHPEQSLPERRQDEEKGKKRNTQLQTSSIPDGSSMPAIHGQDQMPWTEQPLPIPEHNWGPSIHANSNTQQFGDFAQDLVSSPMMNPFEDPMQDFASFIESIGMFEEWTSNGLHSIDQSLLPPDPMCSADPQGETMNTNLAEGGSFQDPLPEKTPIPNFGSRLPSLQPEIPEERDPSHDSGGTLAFNSPRDIREADYQSFLKKLDCFQRILPNDFSVPSRLTLSRLFQGFIDGLNEHLPFIHTPTLQVGSCHPGLLLAVAACGAQYRFESKKGSSLFRGAYAIVREILTRKGYGVTSNLLPNSLLPSFSDGARFCSIVSDGSEQDLDELMETIQIILLLVIHVTWGGNAKAAQELMPLQSTLASLVREHGLKERTGNFELADDLNDANWHLWAKGEVNRRTKFVAYCFLNLHSLMYNIPPLILTSEIELNMPCPNGVWTSQSASTWRLAYEEAASKNNIPFQHSFSLLFKEERSALERVTSTPFGNHILLHALSQQLYFARQMCLLPIEHDPQRQRQKVTGMEAVLQNWKSRWKQTPESSTDPRNPAGPIAFTSAALLGQVYVRLQLDIGPHIALITRDPSAIAQALISAPSDVTRGPGMITPLLHAVHALSIPIQLGVDFVAKTYSFHWSVQHSLGALEYTHLLAVWLQALPTGRPEALSRHEKMLFLWITRLLDETDMAMKLPMESRLELTRDPSAMRKLSCSIMRIWARSFSGNICWGLVDVIGLSLNAYADILEKR, encoded by the exons ATGGAGACCACTGCGACGCAACGGCGGCAATGTCGCAAACGGAAGAGACAGGGGCGTACGAGGCCGCCTTTGTGTCCATATTGCCAGCGTTCTTTCTCCCGCACGGAGCATCTGCAGCGACACGTCAGAAGCC ACACCAATGATAAGCCATTCTCTTGTGGAATTTGTTCAAAACGGTTTGGAAGAAA TGACTTGATGGTACGCCATAAGAGACTTGTACATCCAGAACAATCTCTTCCGGAACGGAGACAGGATGAGGaaaaggggaagaaaagaaatacacAACTCCAAACCTCGTCAATTCCAGATGGAAGCTCAATGCCTGCCATTCATGGCCAAGACCAAATGCCTTGGACAGAGCAACCGCTTCCAATACCCGAGCACAACTGGGGGCCTTCAATCCATGCAAATTCAAACACGCAGCAGTTTGGAGATTTTGCACAG GACTTGGTGTCTAGTCCGATGATGAATCCATTTGAGGACCCAATGCAAGACTTTGCTTCTTTCATTGAGAGCATCGGTATGTTTGAAGAGTGGACCTCGAACGGGCTTCACTCAATTGATCAATCCCTTTTGCCACCTGATCCTATGTGTTCTGCCGATCCTCAAGGAGAGACCATGAATACAAATCTTGCAGAGGGCGGCTCCTTCCAGGATCCCCTTCCTGAGAAAACGCCTATACCCAATTTCGGGTCTCGGTTGCCATCTCTGCAGCCAGAAATACCCGAGGAAAGAGACCCATCCCACGATTCTGGTGGCACTCTGGCATTTAATTCACCTCGGGATATTCGCGAGGCTGATTATCAGTCCTTTCTAAAAAAGCTGGACTGTTTTCAGAGAATATTACCAAATGACTTTTCTGTTCCTTCCAGATTGACGTTATCTCGTCTTTTCCAAGGGTTCATCGATGGGCTGAACGAGCACCTCCCCTTCATCCATACTCCAACGCTCCAGGTTGGAAGCTGTCATCCCGGGCTTTTGCTGGCAGTTGCCGCATGTGGCGCACAGTACCGTTTTGAGAGCAAAAAAGGTAGCAGTTTATTTCGTGGGGCATATGCAATCGTCCGAGAAATTCTAACGCGAAAGGGCTACGGGGTAACTTCAAATTTGCTGCCAAACTCATTGCTTCCCTCTTTCTCCGACGGAGCCAGATTTTGCTCCATAGTTTCTGATGGTTCCGAGCAGGACTTGGATGAGCTGATGGAGACTATACAAATCATTCTACTGCTTGTGATCCATGTAACTTGGGGAGGCAACGCTAAAGCCGCTCAAGAGTTGATGCCTCTCCAAAGCACTCTCGCTTCGCTTGTCCGGGAGCATGGCCTCAAAGAGAGGACGGGGAATTTCGAGCTAGCGGATGATTTAAACGATGCGAACTGGCATCTCTGGGCTAAAGGAGAGGTTAATAGACGGACGAAGTTCGTTGCTTACTGTTTCCTTAATCTTCACTCCCTCATGTACAACATCCCCCCGTTGATTCTTACCTCTGAGATTGAACTGAATATGCCCTGCCCCAACGGCGTTTGGACATCGCAAAGCGCAAGTACGTGGAGACTGGCGTacgaggaggcggcgagCAAAAATAATATACCTTTCCAGCATTCGTTCTCGTTACTCTTCAAAGAGGAGCGCTCAGCCCTTGAACGGGTAACTTCCACTCCTTTTGGAAACCATATCCTCCTACATGCCTTGTCTCAGCAACTTTACTTCGCTCGTCAGATGTGTTTGCTTCCAATCGAGCACGACCCCCAGCGACAGCGGCAAAAAGTGACGGGGATGGAGGCAGTGCTTCAGAATTGGAAATCACGCTGGAAACAGACGCCAGAGTCCAGCACCGACCCACGCAACCCCGCGGGCCCTATTGCATTTACTTCAGCTGCCCTTCTCGGACAAGTATACGTGCGACTGCAATTGGATATCGGACCCCATATTGCTTTGATAACGAGGGATCCGTCAGCAATCGCACAGGCTCTGATCAGTGCACCGAGTGATGTTACACGTGGCCCTGGGATGATCACCCCGCTGCTCCATGCCGTCCATGCTCTGTCAATTCCTATACAGCTCGGAGTTGATTTCGTCGCAAAGACTTATTCATTCCACTGGAGCGTACAGCACTCCCTGGGCGCTCTCGAATACACTCATCTGCTGGCGGTGTGGCTCCAGGCTCTCCCCACGGGCAGGCCGGAGGCATTATCACGCCACGAGAAAATGCTTTTCTTGTGGATCACACGGCTACTCGATGAGACTGACATGGCGATGAAATTGCCTATGGAAAGTCGGCTGGAATTGACAAGAGATCCGAGCGCTATGAGGAAGCTGAGCTGTTCGATTATGCGCATTTGGGCAAGGAGCTTCAGCGGGAATATATGCTGGGGACTTGTAGATGTAATTGGGTTGAGTTTGAACGCATATGCTGATATATTGGAGAAGAGATAA
- a CDS encoding uncharacterized protein (CAZy:AA4;~CAZy:AA7;~COG:C;~EggNog:ENOG410PGHW;~InterPro:IPR016171,IPR006094,IPR036318,IPR016169, IPR016164,IPR016166,IPR016167,IPR004113;~PFAM:PF02913,PF01565;~go_function: GO:0003824 - catalytic activity [Evidence IEA];~go_function: GO:0016491 - oxidoreductase activity [Evidence IEA];~go_function: GO:0050660 - flavin adenine dinucleotide binding [Evidence IEA];~go_function: GO:0071949 - FAD binding [Evidence IEA];~go_process: GO:0055114 - oxidation-reduction process [Evidence IEA]), which translates to MEKPTPTYGSKQDFEKAVAEIQTKLGQDSISTDEDDLHQHGYSEWSSINADRLPLAIAYPQSTEEVSEIAKTCHRFRIPMNPYSGGSSLEANFAAAHGGVTIDFVFMNRIVSVHEDDMDVVVQPALQWMELNEKLQSTGLFFPVDPGPSAMIGGMVGTNCSGTNAVHYGTMKDWVINLTVVLADGRIVKTRRRPRKTSAGYNLTGLFIGSEGTLGLVTEVTLKLCPIPEYTRVGVVTFPDIGNAATAAMEVIRKGIQIQCIELMDEVQMNVVNRAGGTSRVWKESPTLFFKFSGTSGNVADSAKLAEEAIQPYADTFEFAKDDDEARKLWSARKESLWSMIALGNEGSSVWTTDVAVPISRLKDIIELSKKEMEDLNVFAGIIGHIGDGNFHGIILHDKNEPDERRRVEQCVHNMVRRALDMDGTCTGEHGIGIGKKDFLLQELGLDTVNVMRDIKLALDPRCLLNPGKIFN; encoded by the exons ATGGAGAAACCTACACCTACATACGGATCTAAGCAAGACTTTGAGAAG GCAGTGGCCGAGATACAAACAAAGCTAGGCCAGGACTCAATCAGcacagacgaagacgacCTGCACCAACATGGGTATTCCGAATGGTCTTCCATCAACGCAGACCGATTACCCCTAGCCATCGCATATCCGCAGTCCACGGAGGAAGTGTCCGAAATCGCCAAAACCTGCCACAGGTTTCGAATTCCCATGAATCCGTACTCGGGCGGGTCGAGTCTTGAAGCTAACTTTGCCGCTGCCCATGGGGGCGTTACTATCGACTTCGTGTTTATGAATCGGATCGTGTCTGTCCATGAAGATGATatggatgttgttgttcaACCCGCGCTCCAATGGATGGAGCTCAATGAGAAACTTCAATCAACCGGCCTTTTCTTTCCAGTCGACCCAGGACCATCGGCTATGATTGGCGGCATGGTGGGAACTAACTGTAGTGGGACTAACGCGGTTCACTATGGGACTATGAAGGATTGGGTTATCAACTTGACCGTTGTACTTGCTGATGGCCGGATAGTCAAAACACGACGGCGCCCCCGGAAGACCTCAGCCGGGTATAACCTAACGGGGCTATTTATTGGCTCAGAAGGCACTTTGGGCTTGGTCACTGAGGTCACCTTGAAGCTTTGCCCTATCCCGGAATACACTCGAGTTGGGGTTGTAACGTTCCCCGACATCGGGAACGCGGCCACGGCGGCGATGGAAGTTATTCGGAAGGGGATACAGATACAGTGTATTGAGCTCATGGATGAGGTTCAGATGAATGTTGTGAATCGGGCTGGTGGGACGTCGCGGGTTTGGAAAGAGTCGCCGACGCTGTTCTTCAAGTTTTCGGGGACATCTGGAAATGTTGCAGACAGTGCcaagctggcggaggaggctaTTCAGCCCTACGCGGACACGTTCGAGTTTGCaaaagatgacgatgaggccCGCAAGCTTTGGTCGGCACGCAAAGAATCCCTGTGGAGTATGATTGCTTTGGGAAACGAAGGCTCCAGCGTCTGGACCACAGACGTTGCCGTGCCCATATCGAGGTTGAAGGATATCATTG aactATCTAaaaaggagatggaagaTTTGAATGTCTTCGCTGGAATTATTGGCCATATTGGAGACGGCAACTTCCATGGAATAATCTTGCACGACAAGAATGAACCCGATGAACGAAGACGAGTTGAGCAATGTGTTCACAATATGGTTAGGCGGGCACTGGACATGGATGGAACATGCACG GGAGAACATGGGATTGGCATAGGAAAGAAGGACTTTTTGCTTCAAGAGCTCGGACTAGATACTGTAAATGTAATGCGGGACATCAAGCTTGCTCTGGACCCTCGTTGTTTGTTAAATCCAGGGAAGATTTTCAATTAG